DNA sequence from the Gemmatimonadales bacterium genome:
AGGATACGCGGTCGGCGCGCTCGGGGCCGGACTGCTGGCGGACGCGCTCGGCCTTCGCGCGGCGATCCTCGCCGTGGCGGCGCTGACCTTCGCCTCGGGGATCGTCGCCGCCGGCGTCATGCGCGAAACGCTGCCGCGTCGGATGGTCCCACGATACCCATGACGTGACCGACGCGATCCGAACCGCGTCGCGGAGGAAGCCGATGATGATGCGCCCGCTCGCAGCCGGAACGATCGTACTGATCGCCGCCACCCAAACCGCCTGCAACCGCTCCACCGTCCCGCTCTACCCGGACCTTGGGAGCTTGCACCACGCGATCACGACGCGCTCGCCCGAGGCGCAGAAGTACTTCGACCAGGGCCTGCGCCTGACGTACGCGTTCAACCACGCGGAAGCGATCCGCGCCTACCGCGAGGCGGCGAGGATCGACCCCGACTGCTCGATGTGCTACTGGGGCATCGCGCTGGCGTACGGGCCCAACATCAACCTGCCGATGGACTCGGCGGGAGGCGCGGCCGCGTACGAGGCGATCCAGCAGGCGGTCCGGCTGCGGGGCGCCACCGGCGGGGCAGAGGGGGCGTACGTCACGGCGCTGGCCAGGCGGTACGGGCCCGGTCCCACGGCCGATAGGGCGGCGCGGGACAGCGCGTACGCCGCCGCCATGGGCGACCTGGCGCGCCGGTATCCGGAGGACGCCGACGCGGCCACGCTCTACGGGGATGCGATGATGAACCTCCGGCCGTGGAACTACTGGACCCGCGACGGCCGACCGCAGCCCGGGACGGCCGACATCGTCGCGGCGCTCGAGCACGCCATCGCGCGTGATTCGACCAATCCGGGCGCGTGCCACCTGTACATCCACGCGGTCGAGTCGTCACCGGATCCCTCACGCGCGGTCCCGTGCGCCGAGCGCCTGGCTTCGTTGATGCCGGGGGCCGGCCACCTGGTGCACATGCCGGCGCACATCTACATGGTCTTGGGCCGCTACGCGGACGCGATCACGGCCAACGAGCATGCCGTTCACACCGACGAGGTGTACCTCGGGGGACAGCGTCCTCAAAGCTTCTACCCGATGATGTATTACCCGCACAACATCCACTTCCTCTCGGTTGCGTCGAGCTTCGATGGCAAGAGCGCCGAGGCGATCCGCTCAGCGCGTCAACTGGTGACGAAGGTCCCGCTCGAGGCGCTGCGCGATGCACCACCCCTCGAGATGTTCCTACCCATACCGCTTCTGGCGCTGGTGCGCTTCGGAAGGTGGGAGGAGATCCTGGCGGAGCCGGCACCCGACAGCTCGCTGCTGTATTGGCGAGGCATCCGGCACTACGCACGCGGCGTGGCGTTCGCGGCGACGAACCGGCCGGCTGAGGCCGCCGGCGAGTACGACAGCCTCGCCGCCCTCGCAGGCAGCATGCCACCCGACGCGATGGTCGGGATAAACGCTTCGCGTACGGTGTTGACGCTGGCACAACACGCACTGGCCGGTGAGCTGGCGTCACGGCGTGGTCGCACCGCCGAAGCCGTTCGCCACTTCGAGGAGGCGGTCCGTATCGAGGACGGGCTGACCTACGACGAGCCGCCAGCGTGGCCGAATCCGGTCCGTCAGTCCCTGGGCGCGGTGCTTCTAGAAGCGAGGCGAGCGGCGGATGCAGAGCGCGTGTACCGGGAGGACCTGCGGCGGCATCCGGAGAACGGCTGGTCCCTGTTCGGGCTGAAGGCGTCGCTCAGCGCCCAGGGGAAAACCGCGGCCGCGGACTCGGTGGACCAGCGCTTCCGCCGCGCGTGGGCCCGGGCGGATGTGACGTTGACGGCGTCACGCTTCTGACGAAGTACGCCCTAACGGGCCAGCGGGCGCGCCGCCGCGCCTAGTTCCTTCTGACGATCGCCGGCCCGTTGGTGGTCACCACCCGCACCGTCGGCCCGCCACTGCCGAGTGTCGTCGTGATCCGCCGCCCGCCGATGCGGCCCATCAGGGTGATGGGGAAGTCCACGCTCATCGGCCCGTTCACCGTGCCGGTCTCCAGATTGGCCGAGTAGCCGTCGGGAACGGTGAGCACCACGGGCCCGTTCTGCGTCTCGGCGTCGAGCCCGGCGCCCTGCCAGCGCGACCCTTCCAGAACGACGCTGAGCGGCCCGTTCTGCGCGTGGGCGCGCACGTCACCGGCCACGCGCTCGAGACTCAGCGGCCCATTCACCGCGCGGAGCCTCATCACCCCGTCCACGTCCTCGACGCCGACGGGGCCGTTCTCAGTGTCGAGCGTGAGATCGGTGTGGCTCGGAACCAGGATCTGGTAGCTCACCGACCACGATCCGCCGCGCCGGAACCCCGGCCCTTCGGCGCCCACGGTGCCGCCGGACGCCTGGATACGGATGTGGGACGCCAGCTCGCGGGCCTCGTCCTCCGAGTCCCCGTGCGCCTGGATCTTGACGATCACGTGTACGCTGTCCCGGTCCCAGCCGCTGACGCTCACCCCGCCGTTGGGGCCCGCGTCCACGGTGAGGGACCGTCCGGCCCCCGACCGCCACCCGATCTCGCGCTGCTCGCAAAAGACCGAGCGTCGGCGGCTGGATCGCTCCCGGCAGTTGGAGAGCCAGTGGTCGTCATCGCGATGGGAGGGGTGGCGCTGCGCCACCAGGTCGGTGGCGGACACGCTCATCGCAAGGAGAAGCGTGGCAACGAGATAGACGCGTGACGGTGACGGCATCTTGGTCCCCAGGTTGAGGCGGTTCACCAATTAGACAGCCCGAGAGTCCCAGGGGTTGGCAAGGAACCCTAGCATCGGCTGTTGTCCGTTGGCCGTCGGCGGTCGGGTCACAGACGATCGAGCTCATCGAGCGTCTTCTCGTCGCGCACGTTGCCGGTATTGAGCGTGCCAGCCGGCTCGAAGAGCATGATGTGGACCTCTTCCTCCGCCACCGGCCGGTGCTCCACGCCGCGCGGCACGATGAGGAACTCACCTTCCTCGAGCCACACGTGGCGGTCGCGGAACTCCATCCGGAAGCGCCCCTTCACCACCAGGAACAGCTCGTCCTCCTCATCGTGGTGGTGCCAGACGAACGGCCCCGCGAATTTCGCGAGCTTCACCTCCTGCCCGTTCAGCTCGCCCACGATCTTGGGCTTCCAGTGCTCGGTGAAGAGGCTCAGCTTCTCGGCGAGGTTCACCTTCTCCGGCCGGCTCACTCGGTGGCACCGGCCTCCAGCGGCTCCTCCGCACCCTCCTCCTCTCCACCTTCATCCTCCTTCACCACCCGCGCCACATCCTGCACCGTGTCCCCTTCGTCCAGATTGATGATCTTCACGCCCTGGGTATTGCGCCCGATGACCCGCATGTCGTTCACCGGGAGCCGGATGATCACGCCGTGCCGCGTGATCACCATCAACTCGTCGTCCGGGATGACCTCCTTGAGCGCCACCACGTCGCCGGTCTTGTCGGTGCGCCGGAGCGTGATGATGCCCTTGCCCCCGCGGTACTGCACCCGATAGTCCGCCAGCTCAGAGCGCTTGCCGAGGCCGAGCTCGGCCACGACGAGGAGGGTCGCCTCGCGGCGGATGATCACCATCCCGATCACGGCATCGCCCTTCTCCAGCTCGATACCCTTCACGCCGGTCGTGGCTCGGCCCATCTCGCGCACGTCCTTCTCGTGGAACCGGATGGACATCCCGTGCCGCGTGGCAAGGACGATGTCGTTGGTGCCGTCCGTCACCTGGACGTCGATCAGCTCGTCGCCGTCCTCGATGTTGATGGCGTTGAGGCCGGTGGTGCGCACGTTCCCGTAGGCCGACAGCGCGGTCTTCTTCACCGTCCCGGCGCGCGTCACGAACATGAGGTACTTGTCGTCGGCGAAGTCGCGCACGTTCACCAGCGCGGCGATCCGCTCGTCAGGCTTGATCGCGATGCAGTTGACGATGGGCTTGCCCTTGGCCGCACGGCCCGCCTGCGGGATGTCGTACACCTTGAGCCAGTACACCTGGCCGCTCTGGGTGAAGAACATCACGTAGTCGTGGGTGGACGCGATGAAGAGGTGCTCGACCCAGTCGTCTTCCTTGGTCCCCATCCCGTTGAGGCCGCGCCCGCCGCGCCGCTGCCGCCGGTAGGTGGAGACGGCGATGCGCTTGATGTAGCCGGAGTGGGACACGGTGACGACCATGTCCTCTTCGGCGATCAGGTCCTCGACGGAGAACTCCCCCTCGTCGGCGACGATCTCGGTGCGCCGGTCGTCGCCGAAGTCCCCCGCGAACTTCTCGATCTCCTGCTTCAGGATGCCCAGCCGCCTGGGCTTCGAGGCGAGGATGGACTTCATCTCCTTTATGAAGGCGAGGACCTCCTTTAGCTCCGCCTCCAGCTTCTCGATCTCGAGGCCCGTGAGCTTGGCGAGGCGCATCTCGAGGATGGCCTTGCTCTGCTTCTCGGTCAGCTTGAAGCGCGCCCGGAGCTTCTGGTCGGCGTCGTCGGTGTCCTTGGACCCGCGGATGATCTTGATGACGGCGTCGATGTTGTCGACGCAGATCTTGAGGCCCTCCAGGATGTGCTCGCGCGACTCGGCCTGATCGAGGTCGTACTGCGTCCGGCGGGTGATGACCTCGTGCCGGTGCTCGACGAAATGCGCGATCAGCTCCTTCAGGTTCATCACCCTGGGCTGGCCATGGGCCAGCGCCAGCATGATAGCGCCGAAGGTGGTCTGCATCTGGGTGTGCTGGAACAGGTTGTTCAGCACCACCAGCGGCACCGCGTCGCGCTTCAGCTCGATCACGACCCGCATGCCGTCGCGGTCGCTCTCGTCCCGGAGGTCGCTGATCCCCTCGAGCTTTTTCTCCCGCGCCAGCCGCGCGATGTGCTCGACGAGCCGCGCCTTGTTCACCATGTAGGGGATCTCGGTGACCACGATCTGCGACCGGCCGGTGGATTCCTTCTCCTCCACCTGGGCCCGAGCCCGCACGATGACGCGCCCGCGGCCCGTCTCGTACATGTCCACGATCCCCTGCCGGCCGTAGATGATGCCGCCGGTCGGGAAGTCGGGCCCGGTGATGAACTTCGCCAGGTCCTTCGCGGCCGCGTCGGGGTTGTCCACCAGGTGGGTGACGGCCTTCGCCACCTCGCGCAGGTTGTGGGGCGGGATGTTGGTCGCCATCCCCACCGCGATGCCCGCCGAGCCGTTGATGAGGAGGTTCGGCACCAGCGACGGCAGGACCGTCGGCTCCTGGAGCCGGTCGTCGAAGTTGGGGATGAAGTTGACGGTGTTCTTGTCTATGTCCTGCAGCATCGCGATGGCGATGCGGGTGAGCCGCGCCTCGGTGTAGCGGTAGGCCGCCGCCGAGTCGCCGTCCACCGAGCCGAAGTTCCCCTGCCCATCCACCAGCGGATAGCGCAGCGAGAAGTCCTGCACCATGCGCACGAGAGACTCGTAGACGGCCGAGTCCCCGTGCGGGTGGTACTTACCCAGCACGTCGCCGACGACGGTAGCGCTCTTCTTGAAGGGGCGCCCGGGGACGAGGCCGAGCTCGTTCATCGCGTAGAGAATGCGGCGGTGGACGGGCTTCAAACCGTCGCGCACGTCGGGCAAAGCGCGCGCGACGATGACGCTCATCGAGTAGTCGATGAACGACTCGCGCATCTCGTCTTCTATGAGTCTGGGGAGGATCCGTTCGCGCTGATTTGGTGCGGTCACCGTGGCCTTGGGGTGAGGACTGATAAATGTATACGATTGAGAGGCTTAAGTCAACTCGTCGTGACGTCTAGTGTCGCAGTGATGGCTTCATGATGGCGGCATAGTGCAGCACGACGCTGGCGCGGCCGTTCCGAGGCCACCCGTGGCCGCGCGTTGACATCTGATGCGTTCTTGATTAGCATCACGCATCATGGCCAGGACCACGCTCAATATCGACGACATGGTGATGCGAGACCTGAAGCGCATTCAGCGGATGGAGCGCAAGCCGCTGGGTCAACTCGTGTCCGAGCTCTTGGTGCTAGGCATCGAGCAACACGGGCGCCCGGGTCGTGTCTCCGAGCCGCCACCGTTCAAGTGGCACAGCCAGCCCATGGGCTTCAAGATCGACCTCGAAGACAAGGAAGCCGTGTGGGCGCTGCTCGATCGCGAGGACTTGGCCGAGTGACCTGTTCGCTCGACGTGAACATCCTTCTGTACGCATCGTCGCAGGATTGCCCGGAGCACCGGGTCGCTCGGCCATTCCTGGAGAAGCTGCTCGCGAGTCAGGACCTGCTCTGCCTGTCGTGGGCCACGCTGTCGGGCTATCTCAGGCTGGTGACGAACCCGGCGGCGACGGCGACCCCACTGACGTCCGACCGGGCGACCGAGAACATCTCCGCGTTGCTCGACCGGCCCCGGACCCGGGTGCTGGTCGAGGAGCCCGACTTCTGGGAGTCGTTCCGTGGCCTGATGATCCAGCACCGGGCCCGCGGGAAGCTGGTGCCCGACGTGCACCTCGCGGCGCTGCTGCGGCAACACGGGGTGAAGACACTGTACACGCACGATCGGGACTTCCGCCGCTTCGACTTCCTCGACGTCCGGGACCCGCTGGCGACGTGATGTTCACCGCACCAAGGCGCCCATCGTAACATGCGGCGCGGCGGCCGGCCATCCGCCGTGCTCGCGGTGCTGGTCCCCGCCCTCGGCATCGCCGTCTTCCTGCAAGGGGGGAGGCCTTCCCGCGCCCGCACGAGTCACGGCATTCAGTGCGGCTTCGTTTCTCCCGCCGTCACGGCCAGCGCGAGGCGGTTTTCGCGAGGCGGCAGCGGACAGGTCGCGAACCCATTGAACGCGCACGGCGGATTGTACGCGCGGTTGAAGTCGAGCACCGTCCACCCCGCGGCATCCGGCAGCGGCACGTGGATGTACCGGCCGGCGCCGTAAGTGGTCCGCGCGTTGGTCGAGTCGCCGAATAGGACCCATAGGTCGTGCTCGCTCGGCTCGTCGAAGGCGAGCAGCCGGTACTCCCGCCCCTCCACCCGGAACACCAGCTCGCCGGGCACCTCGAACTCCATCTCGCCGCCGGTGATGTCGGGGACGCGGTGATGGCGCGGGACTCGGACCCGCTCGAACCGCGCGGCCAGCCGCCACCGCTGCTCGACCGAGAACGCGGGTACGCCGGTGAACGAGCGGCGGGCCGCGGCCTCCTCGTCCCACACCCGCAGCCACGCCCGGCCCTGCACCGCGTGGATGCGCAGGCGCAGCGGGCCAAGCAGGAGGTCGGTGGGTCCGGCGCTATCGGCGTCGGGGCGCAGGTCGAGCGGGCCCGCCACCGGAGGGTTCCCGGCCACCGAATCCACGCGGAGGAACCGGACGCCAGCCGCCGGCTCGAGCCACACGCGATCGCCGGTGCGCACCAGCCGGCCCGCGAGCGCGGGTCCCCGGCCCGGAGGCAGCCTCACCGGCAGACTGGGGTCCGCGCCGAACGCGCTCGCGCCTTCGGGTAGGGCCCCCAGGGCAACCAGCGCGAGCCAGCCGGTCGGCCCGGTGAGCTCGGCGCGACGCTGCTCGCGGAACGTGTCGATCTCCGTGCGGTGGGCGGCATCGTCGAGGGGAGGCGGGTCGCGCCACTCGCGGGCACAGGCGAAGGCGGCCACGAGGCAGAGGCAGGAAACGACCGGTGGTATTCTCGGCATGGGACTCGCCTCTGAGATAGCGTGCGCGCCCGGCAGCGGCAAGGCGGGATCCTGGGCTAGTCCGCCGCCTCCCGGGATCCCGCGTCGGCGGCCGGCGGCTCGGCCGGCCCGGGCGCGGGACGCTCATCGGTGGAGCGCCGATCCTGCCCCTTCCGTCCGACCTCATACCATCGCCGCGTAACCTCGCCGGCCAGGTGGGTGTTCCCGATCCCGAAGGCGAGCGCGACGGCTAGCGCCACCGCGCCGAGGATCAGGGTGAACGCAGTGGTCACGATGTCGGCGGCGACGCCCACCTGCTGGAGCGCCATGAACACCGAGATCATGATGACGACGCCCTTGGCCACCTTGGCGAGGGTGGGCACGCCTTCCACGCCGCCGGCGGAGGCCAGGATCAGGGCCCGCACGAACTCGCCCAGGATGAGGCCGAGGACGATGACGATGATAGCGGCGAAGACGGTGGGGATGTAGCCCACCAGGTTCGCGAAGACGTCGTTGATGTTCTCGACGCCCAGCGCCGACGACGATAGCAGGATCACGACCAGCATCACGAACCAGAAGAGGAGCTTGCCCACGACGCGGGTGGGTCCTTCCCGCGTTCCGGTTCGCTCGACCGCCTCGGTCACGCCCCATTTGGCGGCTTCGCGGTCGAAGTGAAGGCGGGCCAGCATGGCGTCCACCAGGCGCTCGACCATCCGCGCCACCAGGAAGCCGGCCATGAGGATGACCAGGGCGAGCAGGAGCCCTGGCAGCACATGGACGATCTGCATGAGACCGGCCTTAAGCCGTTCGAACGGTTGCACGATGCCTCCCGGCCCTTACGCCGCGACCTGCACCACAATCTTGCCGAACTGCTCGCCGGACGCCATCCGCTCGAAGGCGCGGCGGGATTCCGGCATCGAATAGACCCCGTCCACTACGGGCCGCAGTTCGCCCGCGGAGAGGAGGCGGGTGATCTCCGCGAATTCCCGCGCGTTCCCCATCGTGGAGCCCATGATGGTGTGGTGATACCAGAAGAGACGCCGCACATCCGTCTGAACCAGCGGGCCCGAGGTGCCGCCGCAGGTCACCAGCCGGCCTGCGGGGGCGAGGCATTTGCAGCTGGTCTCCCAGGTGTCGGTGCCCACCGAGTCCACCACCACGTCGGCGCCGCGGCGCTCGGTGATCCGACGGACGTCACGCAGCACGTCGCTGGTCCGGTGATTGATGGTCGCGTCGGCGCCAAGCGCCCTGGCGCGCTCGAGCTTGGCGTCGCTCGAGCTGGTCGCGATCACCCGGGCACCAATGCGCTTCGCGATAGCCAGCGAGGCGAGCGCGACACCGCCCCCGATGCCCCAGAGCAGCACCGTCTCGGAAGGCCGGAGCGCGGCTCGGGTCGTGAGCATTCGCCACGCGGTGAGGAACACGAGCGGAAACGCGGCCGCGTCCGTCCAGGGGACCCGTTCGGGGATCGGATAGACGTTCGCCTCGGGGACTCGCACCGCTTCGGCGATGGTTCCGGGGATGTGCTCGCCGAGGAGACGATAGGTCTTGCAAAGCGACTCCTCGCCGGCAAGGCAGTACTCGCACGAACCGCAGGAGACACCGGGATTGAGGATGACCCGATCGCCGGGCTTCACTCGCGTCACCGATGGTCCGACCGACTCGACGATGCCGGCGCCGTCGGAGCCCACCACGTGGGGGAAGTCGTGGATGACCCCGGGGAGGCCACCCAGCACGAAGAGGTCGACGTGGTTGAGCGCGGCGGCGCGAACTGCGACGACTACGTCGTGCGGCGATTCCGGCGCGGGACGGGGCACGTCCTCGACGCCCAACTGGTCCGGGCCGCCGTAGGCCCGGATGGTGACGGCGAGCATCGGAGTGCTGGTCCTGCGGGTGGCGCCGCGCTAGCGCGGCGTGGCTGGCCGGAAGGCGGGCCCGGCGAGGCGCTCGTCGGGGCCGGACGGCAGGGGGGTCATCTGGCCGGTCGCGATCGTGAAGAGCATGACGCGCGCGGTGGAGTTCCGGCCACTGCCCTGCTCGATCGCGAGCGCGAGGGTCGCCTGGTCCGCGGACACGCTGAACGCGCGCACGAAGGTGCCGTCCTGGGTGACGGGGGCCTCGGCGCCGGTGGTGGTGTCGATCCGGTACACCTTCTGCGTGTTCGAACCCTCGTCGCGCAGGAAGTAGATGTGCCGGCCGTCCGCCGAGTAGGCTGGCGAGCCGTCGCGCCGGGGGCTCGTGGTGAGCCGGCGCTCTGCCGTGCCGTCGATGTTCATCTCGTAGATGTCGTAGTTGCGCCCGCCCGGAGA
Encoded proteins:
- a CDS encoding cupin domain-containing protein is translated as MSRPEKVNLAEKLSLFTEHWKPKIVGELNGQEVKLAKFAGPFVWHHHDEEDELFLVVKGRFRMEFRDRHVWLEEGEFLIVPRGVEHRPVAEEEVHIMLFEPAGTLNTGNVRDEKTLDELDRL
- the gyrA gene encoding DNA gyrase subunit A, with translation MTAPNQRERILPRLIEDEMRESFIDYSMSVIVARALPDVRDGLKPVHRRILYAMNELGLVPGRPFKKSATVVGDVLGKYHPHGDSAVYESLVRMVQDFSLRYPLVDGQGNFGSVDGDSAAAYRYTEARLTRIAIAMLQDIDKNTVNFIPNFDDRLQEPTVLPSLVPNLLINGSAGIAVGMATNIPPHNLREVAKAVTHLVDNPDAAAKDLAKFITGPDFPTGGIIYGRQGIVDMYETGRGRVIVRARAQVEEKESTGRSQIVVTEIPYMVNKARLVEHIARLAREKKLEGISDLRDESDRDGMRVVIELKRDAVPLVVLNNLFQHTQMQTTFGAIMLALAHGQPRVMNLKELIAHFVEHRHEVITRRTQYDLDQAESREHILEGLKICVDNIDAVIKIIRGSKDTDDADQKLRARFKLTEKQSKAILEMRLAKLTGLEIEKLEAELKEVLAFIKEMKSILASKPRRLGILKQEIEKFAGDFGDDRRTEIVADEGEFSVEDLIAEEDMVVTVSHSGYIKRIAVSTYRRQRRGGRGLNGMGTKEDDWVEHLFIASTHDYVMFFTQSGQVYWLKVYDIPQAGRAAKGKPIVNCIAIKPDERIAALVNVRDFADDKYLMFVTRAGTVKKTALSAYGNVRTTGLNAINIEDGDELIDVQVTDGTNDIVLATRHGMSIRFHEKDVREMGRATTGVKGIELEKGDAVIGMVIIRREATLLVVAELGLGKRSELADYRVQYRGGKGIITLRRTDKTGDVVALKEVIPDDELMVITRHGVIIRLPVNDMRVIGRNTQGVKIINLDEGDTVQDVARVVKEDEGGEEEGAEEPLEAGATE
- a CDS encoding PIN domain-containing protein — encoded protein: MTCSLDVNILLYASSQDCPEHRVARPFLEKLLASQDLLCLSWATLSGYLRLVTNPAATATPLTSDRATENISALLDRPRTRVLVEEPDFWESFRGLMIQHRARGKLVPDVHLAALLRQHGVKTLYTHDRDFRRFDFLDVRDPLAT
- a CDS encoding DUF1684 domain-containing protein encodes the protein MPRIPPVVSCLCLVAAFACAREWRDPPPLDDAAHRTEIDTFREQRRAELTGPTGWLALVALGALPEGASAFGADPSLPVRLPPGRGPALAGRLVRTGDRVWLEPAAGVRFLRVDSVAGNPPVAGPLDLRPDADSAGPTDLLLGPLRLRIHAVQGRAWLRVWDEEAAARRSFTGVPAFSVEQRWRLAARFERVRVPRHHRVPDITGGEMEFEVPGELVFRVEGREYRLLAFDEPSEHDLWVLFGDSTNARTTYGAGRYIHVPLPDAAGWTVLDFNRAYNPPCAFNGFATCPLPPRENRLALAVTAGETKPH
- a CDS encoding zinc-binding dehydrogenase, giving the protein MLAVTIRAYGGPDQLGVEDVPRPAPESPHDVVVAVRAAALNHVDLFVLGGLPGVIHDFPHVVGSDGAGIVESVGPSVTRVKPGDRVILNPGVSCGSCEYCLAGEESLCKTYRLLGEHIPGTIAEAVRVPEANVYPIPERVPWTDAAAFPLVFLTAWRMLTTRAALRPSETVLLWGIGGGVALASLAIAKRIGARVIATSSSDAKLERARALGADATINHRTSDVLRDVRRITERRGADVVVDSVGTDTWETSCKCLAPAGRLVTCGGTSGPLVQTDVRRLFWYHHTIMGSTMGNAREFAEITRLLSAGELRPVVDGVYSMPESRRAFERMASGEQFGKIVVQVAA